The Psychromonas sp. MME1 genome window below encodes:
- the folD gene encoding bifunctional methylenetetrahydrofolate dehydrogenase/methenyltetrahydrofolate cyclohydrolase FolD gives MSAQIIDGKAIAAAITDKVAHGVQARVMKGLRAPGLAVILVGGDPASQIYVQSKRRTCEKVGFKSKAYDLPVTTTQEALLTLIDQLNKDKEIDGILVQFPLPEGLDETQVIERIHPHKDVDGFHPYNVGRLAQRIPLLRSCTPRGMISMIEYIGVDIKGKHAVVVGASNIVGRPMTLELLLAGCTTTCCHRFTEDLQQYVKQADILVVARGKANFIPGEWIKEGAIVLDVGINRLENGTIAGDVDFESAKQRAAWISPVPGGVGPMTVATLIENTLLACEKFHS, from the coding sequence ATGTCTGCTCAAATCATTGATGGAAAAGCGATTGCAGCCGCGATTACAGATAAAGTTGCCCACGGTGTTCAAGCTCGTGTTATGAAGGGACTGCGAGCGCCTGGTTTAGCCGTTATCTTAGTGGGAGGAGATCCTGCCTCTCAGATATATGTACAAAGTAAACGACGTACTTGTGAAAAGGTCGGCTTTAAGTCCAAAGCGTACGACCTGCCTGTCACCACGACCCAAGAAGCGTTATTAACACTTATTGATCAATTAAATAAAGATAAAGAGATAGATGGCATTTTAGTGCAATTTCCATTACCAGAAGGGTTGGATGAGACACAAGTTATTGAACGTATTCATCCACATAAAGATGTTGATGGCTTTCATCCCTATAATGTGGGTCGCCTTGCTCAACGTATTCCACTGCTACGTTCCTGTACGCCACGGGGTATGATCAGCATGATTGAATATATTGGCGTTGATATTAAAGGTAAACATGCCGTTGTTGTTGGTGCATCGAATATTGTCGGACGACCAATGACTTTAGAATTATTACTTGCTGGATGCACAACAACGTGTTGCCATCGTTTTACAGAAGATTTACAGCAATACGTTAAACAAGCCGATATTCTAGTGGTTGCTCGCGGCAAGGCGAATTTCATTCCCGGTGAATGGATAAAAGAGGGGGCCATTGTACTTGATGTAGGTATTAATCGTTTAGAAAATGGAACAATTGCAGGTGATGTGGACTTTGAAAGCGCCAAACAGCGTGCAGCTTGGATTTCTCCGGTACCAGGTGGTGTTGGACCGATGACCGTCGCAACGCTTATTGAAAATACCTTACTCGCCTGTGAAAAATTTCACAGTTAA
- the gap gene encoding type I glyceraldehyde-3-phosphate dehydrogenase yields MTIKVGINGFGRIGRFVFRAACERTDIEVVAINDLIDVEYMAYMLKYDSTHGRFNGTVEVKDGNLVVNGKTVRVTAERNPEDLKWDEVGVEVVAEGTGLFLTDETARKHITAGAKKVVLTGPSGDVPMFVMGVNAEKYAGQDIVSNASCTTNCLAPIAKVLNDKWGIESGLMTTVHATTATQKTVDGPSHKDWRGGRGASQNIIPSSTGAAKAVGKVLPELDGLLTGMAFRVPTADVSVVDLTVNLKTPATYAEICAEMKRASENEMAGVLGYTDEAVVSQDFIGETQTSVFDAAAGVALTDKFVKLVSWYDNEIGYSNKVLDLIAHVSK; encoded by the coding sequence ATGACAATTAAAGTAGGTATTAACGGCTTCGGTCGTATCGGCCGTTTCGTATTCCGCGCAGCATGTGAACGTACTGATATAGAAGTTGTTGCAATCAATGACTTAATCGATGTTGAATACATGGCTTACATGCTTAAATATGACTCAACTCACGGTCGTTTTAACGGTACTGTTGAAGTTAAAGACGGTAACCTAGTTGTTAACGGAAAAACTGTTCGTGTAACTGCTGAGCGTAACCCAGAAGATCTAAAATGGGATGAAGTAGGCGTTGAAGTTGTTGCTGAAGGTACTGGTCTTTTCTTAACTGACGAAACTGCTCGTAAACACATCACAGCTGGCGCTAAAAAAGTTGTTCTAACTGGTCCTTCTGGCGACGTTCCTATGTTCGTTATGGGTGTTAATGCTGAGAAATATGCAGGTCAAGATATCGTTTCTAACGCTTCTTGTACTACTAACTGTCTTGCTCCAATCGCTAAAGTACTTAACGACAAATGGGGTATTGAGTCTGGTCTAATGACTACAGTTCACGCAACAACAGCAACTCAAAAAACTGTTGACGGTCCTTCTCATAAAGATTGGCGCGGCGGCCGTGGTGCTTCTCAAAACATCATCCCATCTTCAACTGGTGCAGCTAAAGCAGTAGGTAAAGTATTACCTGAGCTTGACGGTCTTCTAACTGGTATGGCTTTCCGTGTACCAACTGCTGACGTTTCTGTTGTTGACTTAACTGTTAACCTAAAAACTCCTGCTACTTACGCAGAAATCTGTGCAGAAATGAAACGCGCTTCTGAAAATGAAATGGCTGGCGTTTTAGGTTACACAGACGAAGCTGTTGTTTCTCAAGATTTCATCGGTGAAACTCAAACTTCAGTATTTGACGCTGCAGCTGGTGTTGCTCTAACTGACAAATTCGTTAAACTAGTATCTTGGTACGATAACGAAATCGGTTATTCAAACAAAGTTCTAGATTTAATTGCACACGTTTCTAAATAA
- a CDS encoding diguanylate cyclase, giving the protein MIKKDKIKILVVDDIQENIFVIESILAGSDVDLVSANSGEEALALCAVHSFALILLDVQMPVMDGFETAEVLRSISKTKTTPIIFVTAYSKEETAIFRGYEVGAIDYMMKPIDPIVLRSKVQLFKDLFEQFCLIKQQAEELKETIRELQLIKNENDRLESLSIEDPLTGLLNRRGIDRFTTTHWKNCLRYSLPISFVLFDIDCFKMYNDNYGHLRGDEVLQEVARIMENSAMRPEDVVGRFGGEEFIMCLANTDKEGTIKVVERFQENLKSQNIVHEYNKNVNYITTSVGICCLTPDVDSSVEEALKIADEQLYLAKEAGRNCYRLCEIAPK; this is encoded by the coding sequence ATGATAAAGAAAGATAAAATAAAAATTTTAGTCGTTGATGATATACAAGAAAATATTTTTGTCATTGAAAGTATCCTTGCCGGAAGTGATGTTGACTTAGTTTCAGCAAACTCCGGAGAGGAAGCATTAGCATTATGTGCAGTACACTCCTTTGCCCTTATTTTACTCGATGTACAAATGCCGGTCATGGACGGCTTTGAAACCGCAGAAGTACTAAGAAGTATCAGTAAAACTAAAACAACACCTATCATTTTTGTTACTGCATATAGTAAAGAAGAAACGGCTATTTTTAGGGGCTATGAAGTCGGTGCGATAGATTACATGATGAAACCAATCGATCCGATTGTTTTACGTAGCAAAGTCCAGTTGTTTAAGGATCTTTTTGAACAATTTTGTTTAATTAAACAACAGGCTGAAGAACTAAAAGAGACGATTAGAGAATTACAACTTATAAAAAATGAAAATGATCGCTTGGAATCACTATCGATAGAAGATCCTCTGACGGGATTATTAAATCGCAGGGGGATCGACCGCTTTACTACAACCCATTGGAAAAATTGTTTACGGTATTCATTGCCAATCTCATTTGTATTATTCGATATAGATTGCTTTAAGATGTATAACGATAATTATGGCCACCTACGTGGTGATGAAGTATTACAAGAAGTTGCACGGATCATGGAAAATTCTGCAATGCGCCCAGAGGATGTTGTCGGACGTTTTGGTGGCGAAGAGTTTATTATGTGCTTAGCGAATACGGATAAAGAAGGGACAATCAAAGTCGTAGAACGTTTTCAAGAAAACTTAAAATCCCAAAATATAGTTCATGAGTATAATAAAAATGTAAATTATATAACTACTAGCGTGGGAATATGTTGCCTCACTCCTGATGTCGATAGTAGTGTTGAAGAAGCCTTAAAAATCGCCGATGAACAATTATACTTAGCCAAAGAAGCGGGTAGAAATTGTTATCGACTGTGTGAAATTGCGCCTAAATAA
- a CDS encoding chemotaxis protein CheB codes for MTHQYQAIVIGTSAGGLEALSYLFAQLTELTIPVIVVQHLSPNYDSKLANILNEKATMLVQQVQDKEKILPGRIYIAPPNYHLLIEKDYTFSLSGDEKVNFSRPAIDVLFETAADAFRDTLIGVLLTGANCDGAKGLLAIKNHGGYTIIQSPTEAYAKEMPESALRLLTPNSVLCLTEISALLSTKLKIQKQDQQ; via the coding sequence ATGACTCATCAATATCAGGCAATCGTAATTGGTACCTCCGCAGGAGGATTAGAGGCGCTTAGTTATCTCTTTGCACAATTAACAGAATTAACTATTCCTGTAATCGTGGTACAGCATTTAAGTCCTAATTATGATAGTAAATTGGCTAATATTCTCAATGAAAAAGCAACAATGTTAGTGCAACAAGTACAGGATAAAGAAAAAATATTACCGGGCCGTATTTATATTGCCCCACCCAATTATCATCTCTTAATTGAGAAAGATTACACTTTTTCATTATCCGGAGATGAAAAGGTCAATTTTTCACGTCCAGCCATTGACGTTTTATTCGAAACAGCGGCTGATGCATTCAGGGATACGTTAATTGGTGTGTTGTTAACTGGTGCTAATTGCGATGGTGCGAAGGGACTACTTGCTATTAAAAATCATGGGGGCTACACCATCATACAATCGCCAACAGAAGCTTACGCAAAAGAAATGCCTGAAAGTGCGTTGAGATTATTAACCCCGAACAGTGTGTTATGTTTGACAGAAATAAGCGCATTACTATCAACAAAATTGAAAATACAAAAGCAGGATCAGCAATGA
- a CDS encoding response regulator translates to MSGDLVAEKLQVMEATKNALVHIISGQDNIKEENLPNNVIGFLKKPVDIKTIYKTLATIENNVQENAQTLLIVGECGNENFDNFSKLGQLKVMKELTVQSALSLLKDEPVGCMVVDKLLYATENAAFLRLFSEHKNTPVIIYSDQVLSDAEMQTFGSLSNTIVLKSPKSINRLKDEISLFLHQLNHKSDDELTDLPSSENVNLLKGKRFLVVDDDERNIFAMKSLLETFDVQVDIAENGQESIDFIAAGQHVDIILMDIMMPKVDGYQAIEKIRHLPKGKDVPIIVLTAKAMQNERLKCLEIGANDYITKPIDTEKLLSVLKVWLA, encoded by the coding sequence ATGAGTGGCGATCTCGTTGCTGAAAAATTACAGGTTATGGAAGCAACTAAAAATGCATTGGTACATATCATCAGTGGCCAAGACAATATCAAAGAAGAAAATTTGCCTAATAACGTTATCGGTTTCTTAAAGAAACCAGTCGATATAAAAACCATCTATAAAACCTTAGCGACTATTGAAAATAATGTTCAAGAAAATGCACAAACACTATTAATCGTCGGTGAATGTGGCAACGAGAATTTTGATAACTTTAGTAAACTTGGACAGCTTAAGGTAATGAAAGAGTTAACCGTCCAATCAGCACTAAGCTTATTAAAAGATGAACCAGTCGGCTGTATGGTTGTCGATAAGTTGCTTTATGCAACTGAAAATGCGGCGTTTTTAAGACTCTTTAGTGAACATAAAAATACGCCTGTAATTATCTATTCCGATCAAGTGCTCAGTGACGCTGAAATGCAAACTTTTGGCAGCCTGTCGAATACTATTGTTTTAAAAAGTCCGAAAAGTATTAATAGATTAAAAGATGAAATATCATTATTTTTACATCAATTAAATCATAAAAGCGATGATGAGCTTACCGATTTGCCTTCATCGGAAAACGTTAACCTATTAAAAGGAAAACGATTTTTAGTTGTCGATGATGATGAACGAAATATATTTGCCATGAAAAGTTTATTAGAAACATTCGACGTACAGGTTGATATTGCTGAAAATGGACAAGAGTCTATTGATTTTATCGCAGCTGGCCAACATGTTGATATTATTTTAATGGACATTATGATGCCGAAAGTTGATGGTTATCAAGCCATTGAAAAAATTCGTCATTTACCAAAAGGTAAGGATGTGCCTATTATCGTATTAACCGCTAAAGCAATGCAAAATGAGCGTTTAAAATGTTTAGAAATTGGCGCAAATGACTATATCACTAAACCCATAGATACAGAGAAACTATTATCCGTATTAAAAGTGTGGTTAGCATGA
- a CDS encoding ATP-binding protein yields MFQPVAESKKIRFATNVSSELQQPIQSDEARLKQILKNLISNAIKFTSTGEVTLSIHPITANERDLLSTLDKEGDYVAFAVNDTGSGIAQEKLGIIFEAFKQEDGTTSRNYGGTGLGLTISKELAGLLGGEIIVTSTLGKGSTFALLLPKKSTANAPVVTVKKALKAIPDSEAPIPQPVVEPKQHNNRLLIIEDDQNFAKTLRELSTNKGYETRIAHSGNEALSIAKVSPLALFY; encoded by the coding sequence ATGTTCCAACCTGTTGCCGAATCTAAAAAAATCCGCTTTGCAACAAACGTAAGTAGTGAATTACAGCAACCAATTCAATCTGATGAAGCTCGATTGAAACAAATTTTAAAGAACTTGATCTCTAACGCGATAAAATTTACCTCCACAGGTGAAGTCACCTTATCGATACACCCTATCACCGCCAACGAACGAGATTTACTGTCCACACTAGACAAAGAGGGAGATTATGTCGCTTTTGCAGTGAATGATACGGGATCGGGTATTGCGCAGGAAAAATTAGGCATCATCTTTGAAGCATTTAAACAAGAAGATGGTACAACATCTCGAAACTACGGTGGTACAGGTTTAGGGCTGACTATATCGAAAGAGCTTGCAGGGTTATTAGGTGGGGAGATTATTGTTACAAGTACTCTCGGCAAAGGGTCTACCTTTGCTTTATTATTGCCGAAAAAAAGCACAGCGAATGCCCCCGTTGTCACCGTAAAAAAAGCACTAAAAGCGATACCAGATAGCGAAGCTCCTATTCCTCAACCAGTCGTTGAGCCTAAACAGCATAATAATCGCTTACTTATTATCGAAGATGATCAGAATTTTGCCAAAACATTGCGCGAACTAAGTACCAACAAGGGCTATGAAACGCGTATTGCTCATAGTGGTAATGAGGCGCTTAGCATAGCGAAAGTTTCGCCCCTGGCGTTATTTTATTAG
- a CDS encoding histidine kinase dimerization/phospho-acceptor domain-containing protein: protein MRDSQQQLQVQQEELRVTNEELEERTHLLEQQKKDIDNKNNVLLQKQTEIIEKAQALEQSNKYKSEFLANMSHELRTPLNSIIVLSQLLSSKKGSQPLSAKELEFAQTIHSSGTDY, encoded by the coding sequence TTGCGCGATTCCCAGCAACAATTGCAAGTACAACAGGAAGAACTCCGCGTTACCAATGAAGAGCTAGAAGAGCGTACCCACTTACTCGAACAGCAGAAGAAAGATATTGATAATAAAAATAATGTTTTACTTCAAAAACAGACGGAAATCATAGAAAAGGCACAGGCGTTAGAACAATCTAATAAATACAAATCTGAATTCCTTGCTAATATGAGCCATGAATTAAGAACGCCATTAAATAGCATCATCGTGCTATCACAACTGCTTTCCAGTAAAAAAGGGTCTCAACCCCTATCAGCTAAAGAACTTGAGTTTGCACAGACTATTCACTCATCAGGTACAGATTACTGA
- a CDS encoding GAF domain-containing protein, with protein sequence MILYNQGGAFKQTLTTKATQALGKHIRDNNINFTDTAIYQSYHDMEVIGSYTVIDIGDYLIGLVVEVNETEATATLNGMQQTLLLIIVMVVIASFIAAAVIISRILSPIHSLNSTFTDIATGEIDVDFRLDIKTDDEIGHLANSFNKFMAKLKLMIEEFDFQNRVETAKNTLNEIIRDKDDYALLTKETLSYLCKLLNMQMGAIYLRDGNELSLSATYAYSNRKSVINKVHSGEGLVGQCLLEKEAFIINDTPDDYITIQSGLGGSKPKNIAVIPCLYENEVLAIIEFASVKEITSDHLALINILATSLANAVNSTKMRSEMRILLEKTTLQTEEMTVQQEESE encoded by the coding sequence GTGATTCTATACAATCAAGGTGGTGCATTTAAACAAACATTAACAACAAAAGCGACACAAGCACTTGGCAAACATATTAGAGATAACAATATTAACTTTACCGATACTGCTATCTACCAAAGTTATCATGATATGGAGGTTATCGGTAGTTACACCGTTATAGATATAGGCGATTATTTAATCGGTCTGGTTGTTGAGGTTAATGAAACAGAAGCAACCGCTACGTTAAATGGTATGCAGCAAACACTACTGCTTATTATTGTAATGGTGGTGATAGCCAGTTTTATCGCAGCAGCGGTAATCATTTCGCGTATTCTTTCGCCAATACATTCACTAAATAGTACATTTACTGATATTGCAACGGGCGAAATTGATGTCGATTTCCGTCTTGATATAAAAACAGATGACGAAATAGGCCATCTTGCTAACTCATTTAATAAATTTATGGCGAAACTTAAATTGATGATTGAGGAGTTTGATTTTCAAAACCGGGTTGAAACGGCGAAAAATACGCTCAATGAGATCATTCGTGACAAAGATGATTACGCCCTGTTAACAAAAGAAACATTAAGTTATCTATGTAAACTGCTAAATATGCAAATGGGCGCCATTTATCTACGTGATGGAAATGAACTATCATTGAGTGCCACCTATGCCTATTCCAATCGTAAAAGTGTTATAAATAAAGTTCACTCGGGTGAAGGTCTTGTCGGACAGTGCTTACTTGAAAAAGAGGCGTTTATTATTAATGATACACCAGATGACTATATCACTATTCAATCGGGATTAGGTGGCAGCAAACCGAAGAATATTGCGGTTATACCTTGTCTATATGAAAATGAAGTTTTGGCCATTATTGAATTTGCCTCTGTTAAAGAGATCACCAGTGACCACTTAGCACTCATTAATATATTAGCCACTTCCCTTGCCAATGCCGTGAATTCAACAAAAATGCGCAGTGAGATGCGTATTTTACTTGAAAAAACAACGCTACAAACAGAAGAAATGACCGTTCAGCAAGAAGAATCTGAGTAA
- a CDS encoding cache domain-containing protein, with the protein MNKLGFKQLIILLIIVSGLLPLIIVSYYTISKAGQELTAETYRKNRMALDYYKKGIKNQFSNIEKEVELTIKTLQLDTQLATLQQLDAPSKKKEQQDVMNSMLTNISGLITSLDTVVVDNKLQIIAANKASYLGADLSSRSYLQKALKTKKATYSEPFYSDVTLTKIITYARPIYIDNNLVGVFILPIDFDGITRYIDTGAAELGDTKDVFMVDASGLLLTDTMSDSIQSRWCI; encoded by the coding sequence ATGAACAAATTAGGTTTTAAACAATTAATTATTCTGCTTATTATCGTCTCTGGGTTATTACCATTAATCATTGTCAGTTATTATACCATTAGCAAAGCTGGACAGGAATTAACAGCAGAAACATATCGTAAAAATAGAATGGCATTGGATTACTATAAAAAAGGGATTAAAAATCAATTTTCAAATATTGAAAAAGAAGTTGAATTAACCATTAAAACACTGCAACTCGATACGCAATTAGCAACCTTACAACAACTAGACGCCCCATCAAAAAAGAAAGAACAGCAAGATGTTATGAACTCGATGTTGACGAACATATCGGGTTTAATCACTTCACTTGATACGGTCGTTGTTGATAATAAATTGCAAATAATTGCCGCTAATAAAGCTTCATACTTAGGCGCCGATTTATCATCACGAAGTTATTTGCAAAAAGCGTTAAAAACGAAAAAAGCGACCTATTCTGAACCTTTTTACTCCGATGTTACGCTGACTAAAATTATTACCTATGCTCGTCCAATTTATATCGACAATAACCTGGTCGGGGTGTTTATTCTACCCATCGACTTCGATGGTATAACGCGTTATATCGACACTGGCGCTGCGGAGCTGGGCGATACGAAAGATGTATTCATGGTCGATGCTAGCGGATTACTGTTAACCGACACCATGAGTGATTCTATACAATCAAGGTGGTGCATTTAA
- a CDS encoding Tex family protein: MNDKHTSLNLQLANELQVTIKQVDSFITLYDDGNTVPFIARYRKEMTEGLDDTQLRLLETRLIYMRELYERRDTIIKSLVEQNKLTDALSQQLNAITSKNELERLYLPYKSKRVSKSELAIAAGLEPLADILWFQDDGSINNHLVRKYINLKAGYTDPQLVLDGALAILIERICRDSIVIDLLYKHLFSQAALVCKAAKGVDLSHSKFKDYADYSERVNKIPAHRILAIMRGKTEGALQVKLESDPGKDKSSTTSYCEILIARHLGFSLTAISNTSWRAQVIKKAWKARLQGQLETQIFAYLKEKASDNAIDIFASNLKELLMAAPAGNKVVLGLDPGFRTGCKISVIDETGKLLDYATIYPHPPQLNVKQAQQKLTELIEKYSVDLIAIGNGTASRETDLLVRELIPNLSRTVTQLIVSEAGASVYSASELASQEFPDLDVSIRGAVSIARRLQDPLAELVKIDAKAIGVGLYQHDLNQMQLAQRLQAVVEDCVNSVGVDLNSASASLLSFVAGLNSTVAQNIIDYRDQHGAFTNRNSLKKVPRLGNKAFQQSAGFLRIANAKNPLDNSAVHPESYPLVTAIAEKQGVKIAALIQNETILNKLQAEDFVTDKIGLLTVKDIINELIKPSRDPRPTFTTVRYAKGIDKITDLQVDMLLQGVISNVTSFGAFVDIGVHQDGLVHISQLADRFVSDPLQVVKPGQIVQVKVTQIDIDCKRIALTMRL, from the coding sequence ATGAATGACAAACATACTTCCTTAAATCTGCAACTTGCTAACGAATTACAAGTGACCATTAAACAAGTTGATTCATTTATCACCCTTTATGATGATGGTAATACCGTGCCGTTCATCGCGCGTTATCGTAAAGAGATGACAGAGGGGCTTGATGATACACAATTACGTTTGTTGGAAACGCGATTAATATATATGCGCGAGTTATATGAAAGACGTGACACAATCATCAAAAGTTTAGTTGAACAAAATAAGCTTACTGATGCGTTATCACAACAACTTAATGCGATTACCAGCAAAAATGAATTAGAGCGGCTTTACCTTCCCTATAAAAGTAAACGTGTTAGTAAAAGTGAACTGGCTATTGCTGCCGGTCTTGAGCCCCTTGCTGATATATTGTGGTTTCAAGATGATGGCAGTATCAACAATCACCTTGTTCGTAAATATATTAATCTTAAAGCGGGGTATACCGATCCACAATTGGTATTGGATGGGGCATTAGCCATTTTAATTGAGCGAATATGCCGCGACAGTATTGTTATTGACCTTCTTTACAAGCATCTTTTTTCGCAAGCCGCGTTGGTCTGCAAAGCCGCTAAAGGTGTCGATTTAAGTCATAGTAAATTCAAAGACTACGCCGATTACAGTGAGCGGGTTAATAAAATTCCAGCACATCGAATACTCGCGATAATGCGCGGCAAAACAGAGGGCGCATTACAAGTTAAATTAGAGAGCGATCCTGGAAAAGATAAATCCTCTACAACGAGTTACTGTGAAATATTAATCGCCCGCCATTTAGGTTTTTCATTAACGGCTATATCGAATACAAGCTGGCGTGCACAGGTTATTAAGAAAGCCTGGAAAGCTCGTCTACAGGGACAATTAGAGACACAAATTTTCGCTTATTTAAAGGAAAAAGCATCGGATAATGCAATCGATATATTTGCCAGTAACTTAAAAGAGTTGTTAATGGCTGCGCCTGCCGGTAATAAAGTGGTATTGGGATTAGATCCTGGTTTTAGGACGGGTTGTAAAATTTCTGTAATTGATGAAACAGGAAAGTTATTAGACTACGCAACTATCTATCCACATCCCCCTCAGCTTAACGTAAAACAAGCGCAGCAGAAACTAACGGAATTAATAGAGAAATATTCCGTTGATTTAATTGCGATTGGTAATGGCACCGCATCGCGTGAAACCGATCTTCTCGTTCGAGAATTAATACCGAACTTATCGCGTACAGTCACACAACTCATTGTTAGTGAAGCAGGAGCATCGGTATACTCAGCTTCAGAGCTTGCTTCACAGGAGTTTCCTGATTTGGACGTTTCCATTCGAGGGGCCGTTTCTATTGCAAGGCGTTTACAGGATCCTTTAGCTGAGTTAGTAAAAATAGATGCAAAAGCGATTGGGGTAGGGTTATATCAACATGATCTTAACCAAATGCAGCTCGCACAACGATTGCAAGCAGTAGTCGAAGATTGTGTTAATTCAGTTGGAGTTGATTTGAACAGCGCATCGGCATCACTACTAAGTTTTGTTGCAGGGCTTAACAGTACCGTTGCTCAAAATATTATCGATTATAGAGATCAACATGGGGCGTTTACTAACCGTAACTCACTTAAGAAAGTGCCTAGACTAGGGAATAAGGCATTTCAACAAAGTGCTGGTTTTTTACGCATAGCGAATGCAAAAAATCCATTAGATAATAGTGCCGTACATCCAGAGTCTTATCCTCTTGTAACCGCTATTGCAGAGAAACAAGGCGTGAAAATAGCAGCATTAATTCAGAATGAAACGATTCTTAATAAGCTGCAAGCTGAAGATTTTGTAACAGATAAAATAGGCTTATTAACAGTAAAAGATATCATAAATGAATTAATTAAACCGAGTCGAGATCCCCGTCCTACCTTTACCACAGTGCGTTATGCTAAAGGCATTGATAAAATAACTGACTTACAAGTAGATATGTTACTGCAAGGGGTTATATCTAATGTGACCAGTTTTGGTGCCTTTGTGGATATAGGCGTTCATCAAGATGGTTTGGTGCATATTTCTCAATTGGCGGATAGATTTGTAAGTGATCCTCTACAAGTTGTTAAACCAGGGCAAATTGTGCAAGTGAAAGTGACTCAAATTGATATAGATTGTAAGCGCATTGCTTTAACTATGCGCCTATAG
- a CDS encoding tRNA (adenine(22)-N(1))-methyltransferase TrmK — MKLNRLKKSARLQTIEQLVTSNYTHIWDCCCDHGLLGINLLNGQVASTVHFVDIVPRILSELQGKLEKYWQGDIDAWMIHCTDVKALAFDNYGKSETHLIIIAGVGGELMMEIISSLLAKIANIDAEFILCPVHHNYEVRRFLIGHGMGLIDEHLVFENKRFYEIMHVSRKARSKISCIGDKMWELQNPLHRQYLQKKIKHYQTLVSNSKYDADDVNKSYQALLDKVMDINERQ; from the coding sequence TTGAAGTTAAATAGATTAAAAAAGAGTGCACGTCTACAAACTATTGAGCAGTTAGTAACGTCAAATTATACCCATATATGGGATTGTTGTTGTGACCATGGTTTATTAGGGATTAATCTACTCAATGGTCAAGTCGCATCAACGGTGCATTTTGTAGACATAGTGCCTCGGATATTATCCGAACTGCAAGGTAAATTAGAAAAGTATTGGCAAGGTGATATCGATGCTTGGATGATTCACTGCACAGATGTGAAGGCCTTAGCATTTGATAATTATGGAAAGAGCGAGACGCACTTAATCATCATTGCTGGTGTCGGAGGTGAATTGATGATGGAAATTATCTCTTCATTGTTAGCAAAAATAGCCAATATTGATGCAGAATTTATTTTGTGTCCCGTTCATCATAACTATGAAGTGCGTCGATTTTTAATCGGTCATGGCATGGGGTTAATAGATGAACATTTGGTTTTCGAAAATAAACGTTTCTATGAAATTATGCATGTGTCGAGAAAGGCTAGGTCAAAAATCAGTTGTATTGGTGATAAAATGTGGGAATTACAGAATCCTTTACACAGGCAATATTTGCAAAAAAAAATAAAACATTATCAAACGTTAGTTAGTAATAGTAAATATGATGCTGATGATGTTAATAAAAGTTATCAAGCTTTACTCGATAAAGTGATGGATATCAATGAACGGCAATAG